Proteins encoded by one window of Halobacteriovorax sp. GB3:
- a CDS encoding helicase C-terminal domain-containing protein — protein sequence MSDHHPLGQWAVIDIETTGADALYDQIIDLGYLQFDGLTLVRKYDSLVKSEVELSHFIQKLTGITPKMLKNAPTFYEVKQDLLDLYGSHLLAHNADFEESFFKEHFDKIDDGTGREQYEDSLYYLAMLFPHYSSLKLENFIVEWELAEKELHRGYQDSLDLLKVILIATRVAQMDRARETTLHSLFQKYNLTDYWYYKFFCLSLDELNQIASQIDFDLHKHALIAKNKMDEKQEPIDVGEKLFSFDFTGQNIRSIYQEEKKIQTKMENFRYRESQEELSLRVGQAFKNKVHALVQAPTGTGKTLGYLVPSTLHALENNKQVLVATGTKTLQNQAMKKDVPQVRKLLGLNDEELKIRQLVGSGNHLCELLFRQSVEEEDLFNVNKTFFDKFTDLYYDMVFFHNATRGVDHQIMRGDLPYVFKRKGEVFAQRDQDIAVDFRACTGKSCPFKNDCSYIKGLREAKDANIIIGNHALMFSWPKSFPRPEYIVVDEAHKIEGETTSACTYEVSLKDLEGLSKSIVHLQGLGSLFYLLAQYEESEGSSTEIINHIRNEAQGLQRMLSDHLFGLPDKVEMFFKKMPRYTSEYWNELPMIRKGSSDQLGMGIYNHLDSIRHIITELTKLMMPYSVKWEASNLKNDNEIIALTRFEAFFGHVQDIQTALEFGLGFPDLRTDYTHSIRYHEAFGFLMNSAPINVGRVLHDSLLETSASVVFTSATLGNAHGDQGVRGIEWATGYTYCSPERRFKGGFYLPAIYDYENKTRVFLCDDTPTLYSHDFIDKTLGPICELIKNLGGRSLLLYSAKTRFEKAREYLLSKFEGQIPVFVQGMGNNVVEEFKDSGNGILLGMESFGEGIDVPGEALQFVFIDKVPDLRMDLVIRDRREFYEANIGNEFTDYYLSHRTRSLHQKLGRLLRTEKDFGGVIIVDSRTRSWKGRTMEKVLKLMEPYKVVRTSLDQACKGVEEFVKN from the coding sequence ATGTCAGATCATCATCCTTTGGGGCAGTGGGCCGTAATTGATATTGAAACAACGGGGGCAGATGCCCTTTATGACCAAATTATTGACCTTGGTTATTTACAATTTGATGGGCTAACTTTAGTTCGTAAATACGACAGTCTTGTTAAAAGTGAAGTCGAGCTAAGTCATTTTATTCAAAAGCTCACAGGGATTACACCAAAAATGCTAAAGAACGCCCCAACGTTCTATGAGGTTAAGCAAGATCTTCTCGATCTCTATGGATCACACCTCTTGGCCCACAATGCTGATTTTGAAGAATCCTTTTTCAAAGAACACTTTGATAAAATTGATGATGGAACAGGCAGAGAGCAATATGAAGATTCTCTTTACTATCTTGCAATGCTCTTTCCTCATTATTCATCATTGAAGTTAGAGAATTTCATTGTTGAATGGGAATTAGCTGAAAAAGAACTCCACCGAGGATACCAGGACTCTCTTGATCTTTTGAAAGTGATTCTTATTGCAACTCGTGTTGCTCAAATGGATAGGGCAAGAGAGACGACACTTCACTCTCTTTTTCAAAAATATAACCTCACTGATTATTGGTACTATAAATTCTTTTGTCTTTCACTAGATGAGCTGAATCAAATTGCTTCTCAAATTGATTTTGATCTTCATAAGCATGCTCTTATTGCCAAGAATAAGATGGATGAGAAACAAGAGCCGATTGATGTTGGAGAAAAGCTTTTTAGTTTTGATTTTACGGGTCAAAATATTCGGTCTATTTATCAAGAAGAGAAAAAGATTCAAACGAAGATGGAAAATTTTCGCTACCGAGAATCGCAAGAGGAGCTATCTCTTCGTGTTGGGCAAGCTTTTAAAAACAAAGTTCACGCTCTCGTTCAAGCACCAACAGGAACGGGGAAAACACTGGGCTATCTCGTTCCTTCAACTCTTCACGCTCTTGAAAATAATAAGCAAGTTCTCGTTGCAACGGGAACGAAGACACTTCAAAACCAGGCCATGAAAAAGGATGTTCCTCAAGTTCGTAAACTTCTTGGTCTAAATGATGAAGAGTTAAAAATTAGACAGCTCGTAGGATCTGGAAACCACCTGTGTGAGTTGCTCTTTAGACAAAGTGTCGAAGAGGAAGATCTCTTTAATGTGAATAAGACATTTTTCGATAAATTTACTGACCTGTACTACGATATGGTCTTTTTTCATAATGCAACGAGAGGTGTGGATCACCAAATTATGAGAGGAGATCTACCTTATGTTTTTAAAAGAAAGGGTGAAGTATTTGCTCAAAGAGATCAGGATATTGCGGTTGATTTTAGGGCCTGTACGGGAAAAAGCTGTCCTTTTAAAAATGATTGCTCCTATATTAAAGGATTGAGGGAGGCCAAAGATGCCAATATCATTATTGGAAATCATGCTCTGATGTTCTCTTGGCCAAAATCTTTTCCTCGCCCTGAGTATATCGTCGTCGATGAAGCTCACAAAATTGAAGGGGAAACGACAAGCGCTTGTACTTATGAAGTTTCTCTTAAAGACTTAGAGGGGCTAAGCAAATCTATTGTCCACCTTCAAGGTCTTGGTTCTCTTTTTTATCTTCTTGCTCAGTACGAGGAGAGTGAGGGTTCTTCGACAGAGATCATTAATCACATTCGAAACGAGGCCCAGGGTCTTCAAAGAATGCTTTCTGATCATCTCTTTGGACTACCTGATAAAGTGGAAATGTTCTTTAAAAAGATGCCGAGGTACACTTCCGAGTATTGGAATGAGCTTCCGATGATTAGAAAGGGAAGTTCTGATCAACTTGGAATGGGGATTTATAATCACCTCGATAGTATTCGCCATATCATTACGGAATTAACGAAGTTGATGATGCCTTATTCTGTAAAATGGGAGGCAAGTAATCTTAAAAATGATAATGAGATTATTGCTCTAACTCGCTTTGAAGCCTTTTTCGGTCATGTGCAAGATATACAAACTGCCCTAGAGTTCGGTCTTGGATTTCCTGATTTAAGAACAGATTACACCCATTCCATTCGCTATCATGAAGCCTTTGGCTTTTTAATGAATTCAGCGCCTATCAATGTGGGAAGAGTTCTTCACGACAGTCTTTTAGAAACTTCAGCCTCAGTTGTCTTTACATCGGCAACACTTGGAAATGCTCATGGCGATCAAGGGGTAAGGGGAATAGAGTGGGCAACAGGTTATACATACTGCTCTCCTGAAAGGCGTTTTAAGGGAGGTTTTTATCTTCCTGCGATTTATGACTATGAAAATAAAACGCGTGTCTTTCTCTGTGATGATACGCCAACACTCTATTCACACGACTTTATCGATAAAACACTTGGCCCTATATGTGAGCTGATAAAAAACTTAGGAGGAAGATCACTTCTTCTTTATTCTGCTAAGACTCGATTCGAAAAGGCGCGAGAATATCTCCTTTCTAAATTTGAAGGCCAAATCCCTGTTTTTGTCCAAGGGATGGGAAATAATGTTGTCGAGGAGTTTAAAGATTCTGGTAATGGAATCCTTCTTGGAATGGAGTCCTTTGGAGAGGGGATTGATGTTCCAGGTGAGGCCCTACAATTTGTCTTTATTGATAAAGTTCCAGATTTAAGAATGGATCTCGTTATTCGCGATCGACGCGAGTTTTATGAGGCCAATATTGGAAATGAATTTACTGACTACTATCTTTCTCATAGGACGAGGTCTCTTCATCAAAAACTAGGAAGACTTCTTAGAACTGAAAAAGATTTTGGTGGAGTGATTATTGTTGACTCGCGAACACGATCTTGGAAAGGAAGAACAATGGAGAAGGTTCTTAAATTAATGGAACCCTATAAAGTCGTTCGAACTTCACTTGATCAGGCCTGTAAGGGTGTTGAAGAATTTGTTAAGAATTAA
- a CDS encoding BolA/IbaG family iron-sulfur metabolism protein, translated as MNIFDDVKNLIQSNITDAKVKVSDLTGTQDHLGILVASDQFSGKMLFQQHKMIMDILSERLKTDIHAVQIKTMTHEQAQEQNIIF; from the coding sequence ATGAATATTTTCGATGATGTAAAAAATTTGATTCAATCCAATATCACTGATGCCAAAGTAAAAGTATCAGACCTCACAGGTACCCAAGACCACCTTGGAATCCTTGTGGCCTCTGATCAATTTTCGGGCAAAATGCTTTTTCAGCAACACAAGATGATTATGGATATTTTATCTGAAAGATTAAAAACAGATATCCATGCCGTACAAATCAAAACAATGACTCATGAGCAAGCTCAAGAGCAAAATATTATCTTTTAA
- the grxD gene encoding Grx4 family monothiol glutaredoxin produces the protein MSDKPFNIINKEEETQAQSVIDIDKSLSLEEQIKGLIGSSDIFLFMKGTPDMPMCGFSANSVAILSQLGKSFKSFNILADDEIRQGLKEYSNWPTYPQLYFKGQLIGGNDIITEMFHNGELNQLFNQ, from the coding sequence ATGAGCGATAAGCCATTTAACATTATCAATAAAGAAGAAGAAACTCAGGCACAATCGGTCATCGATATCGATAAGTCACTTTCACTAGAAGAACAAATCAAAGGTCTCATTGGATCTTCAGATATTTTTCTTTTTATGAAAGGAACTCCGGATATGCCAATGTGTGGATTCTCAGCAAACTCAGTTGCAATTCTTAGCCAACTTGGTAAGAGCTTCAAGTCATTTAATATTCTTGCTGACGACGAAATCAGACAAGGCCTTAAAGAATATTCTAACTGGCCAACTTACCCACAGCTTTACTTCAAAGGGCAACTCATTGGTGGTAACGATATCATCACTGAAATGTTCCACAATGGTGAGCTAAACCAACTTTTCAATCAATAA
- a CDS encoding PAS domain-containing sensor histidine kinase, whose translation MSLMGNYMPHGHCYLWRQDLLLLHIGSDLLIALCYFFIPCCLIYLTKKRNDLPSKWIFYLFAGFIFLCGITHVNQIITVWHGVYRYTGVFKLFTAIISLVTAFVLLKLMPRFLNLPNMDDIFKTIELEMFQVFNRIPIGLVSFSKDNVNFVNSYLKDVLGLKTNGEKDQKLFNYINDDYDDGSVATFEVEDKKYHFQVFKEKRNDETVLYFLDNSVLIESTGQVIENYKKHSLAISGVNDGFWQWNINTDQIEWDDKLYSLYQVEKGHVNDMKQFLDIVHPHDRYRIQRALKDHVEEKIPYDIEYRVFVADQYRWFRDRGIKLENESNLMLGTVSDITERKLAAIKLKKVLFASNDLFFDYNFTNDEVWMEGKSKTLDIDMQLIRRAFKSPWTLKLLCPESQRIIFSWWRDLIKSRDLQIQREEILCMKKNDRLIWLKCSLFLEKNEKGETINASGSLTDVTNIKQVQSHLEEKTRDLRKSNELLERFAFVASHDLQAPIRHIKQFVELLNVAVNEGSREDIDRSMNYIREATGQMRELVRGILEYSRIGMESVNLEKVNMNTLFEEVISLTKPLMDRADKIECDIDKDYYFLAIDRFKFKTLIQNIVDNSLKNKSISRKFHFLFTIEGSASEVIMKFKDNGNGLSEGMEGSIFNLFTKGRESRGSGIGLALCDQIAREHGGSIKAYNNDEFGCTFEIRLPKKT comes from the coding sequence ATGAGTTTGATGGGAAATTACATGCCACATGGACATTGTTACCTGTGGCGCCAAGATCTTCTTTTATTACATATTGGTTCTGACCTGCTTATAGCACTTTGCTACTTTTTCATCCCTTGTTGCCTCATTTATCTGACAAAAAAACGAAATGATCTGCCAAGTAAGTGGATTTTCTATCTCTTTGCGGGCTTTATCTTTCTTTGCGGAATTACTCACGTCAATCAGATCATTACTGTCTGGCATGGAGTCTATCGATACACGGGAGTTTTTAAATTGTTTACGGCAATCATCTCTCTTGTGACTGCATTTGTTCTTTTAAAATTAATGCCTCGATTTTTAAATCTACCCAATATGGATGATATTTTTAAAACGATTGAACTTGAAATGTTTCAAGTTTTTAACCGTATACCCATTGGTCTTGTCTCCTTTTCAAAGGATAATGTTAATTTTGTGAACTCTTATTTGAAAGATGTCTTGGGACTAAAGACAAATGGAGAAAAAGATCAAAAGCTTTTCAATTATATCAATGATGACTATGACGATGGAAGTGTTGCTACATTTGAAGTAGAAGATAAAAAATATCACTTCCAAGTTTTTAAAGAAAAAAGAAACGATGAAACAGTTCTTTATTTTCTTGATAATTCAGTTCTTATCGAATCGACTGGTCAGGTTATTGAAAATTACAAAAAACATTCACTTGCAATTAGCGGAGTCAACGATGGCTTTTGGCAGTGGAATATAAACACTGATCAAATCGAATGGGATGATAAACTGTATAGTCTCTATCAAGTTGAAAAAGGCCATGTAAACGACATGAAGCAATTTCTTGATATTGTTCACCCACACGATCGTTATCGAATTCAAAGAGCTTTAAAAGATCATGTAGAGGAGAAGATTCCCTATGATATTGAGTACAGAGTTTTCGTTGCTGATCAGTACCGATGGTTTAGAGACCGTGGAATTAAATTAGAAAATGAAAGTAACCTTATGCTTGGAACAGTCTCTGACATAACGGAAAGAAAGCTAGCGGCGATCAAGCTTAAAAAGGTTCTCTTTGCTTCAAATGATCTTTTTTTCGATTACAATTTTACAAATGATGAAGTGTGGATGGAAGGCAAGTCGAAAACTCTAGATATTGACATGCAACTTATTCGTAGGGCCTTTAAAAGTCCATGGACGCTAAAGCTTCTTTGCCCTGAATCTCAGAGAATCATTTTTTCTTGGTGGCGTGATCTCATAAAGAGCCGTGATCTTCAAATACAAAGAGAAGAGATTCTTTGTATGAAAAAAAATGATCGACTTATTTGGCTTAAATGTTCGCTTTTTCTTGAAAAGAATGAAAAAGGGGAGACCATCAATGCCAGTGGGTCTCTAACTGATGTAACAAATATCAAACAAGTTCAAAGTCACCTCGAAGAAAAAACAAGAGATCTTCGTAAGAGTAATGAGCTTCTAGAGCGATTTGCTTTTGTTGCCAGTCACGACCTGCAAGCGCCTATACGACATATCAAGCAATTTGTTGAACTTCTAAATGTCGCAGTTAACGAAGGTAGTAGAGAGGATATTGATAGATCAATGAATTATATTCGAGAAGCCACGGGGCAAATGCGAGAGCTTGTTCGAGGAATTCTCGAATATTCACGAATTGGTATGGAGAGTGTTAATCTTGAAAAAGTTAATATGAATACTCTCTTTGAAGAAGTGATTTCTTTAACTAAACCATTGATGGATAGGGCCGATAAAATAGAATGTGACATTGATAAAGATTATTACTTCTTGGCGATTGATCGCTTTAAGTTTAAAACGCTTATTCAAAACATTGTCGATAACTCTCTTAAAAATAAAAGCATATCGAGAAAATTTCACTTTTTGTTTACGATTGAAGGAAGTGCTTCAGAAGTCATTATGAAATTTAAAGACAATGGAAATGGTCTTAGTGAAGGAATGGAGGGGTCCATTTTTAATCTCTTTACTAAGGGTCGTGAATCTCGCGGAAGTGGAATAGGGCTTGCTCTATGTGATCAAATTGCAAGAGAGCATGGTGGTAGTATTAAGGCCTATAATAATGATGAATTTGGGTGTACGTTTGAAATAAGATTGCCAAAAAAAACCTAG
- a CDS encoding ATP-binding protein, giving the protein MTKKAKKIRILIIDDSKLDCAFLFESLKKMKLFEAQVEFASSPSECHFENANYDLIFFDYAFQGMTASDYILSNHDLLSNFPIVVISDCQSPIIGHNMLKLGVMDFISKDVVMSLNFDIFISNTLERFTRDQHLKTLLKNTQKYTSIVSHDLRNPLSTIQSYLDIILEEDADTQKEIVRILKNTVESSMLMLESLLSDMQLKNEEIILDTKSIDPHEYIENIKDEVKQLIESKNLKFEFKNRIKEDQYIEIDPIKVKNVLLNLINNSCKFTVAGGTIELGMTQGDQNHIRLYVKDEGLGIEEESIEDLFDDQKKTTHQGVLGQKGYGIGLPYCQKVIQKHNSKIFAMANSTKGSTFYFDITSRPYSS; this is encoded by the coding sequence ATGACAAAAAAGGCAAAAAAAATTCGTATTCTAATTATTGATGATTCAAAGCTCGACTGTGCTTTTCTTTTTGAAAGTCTCAAAAAAATGAAACTCTTTGAAGCACAGGTTGAATTTGCTTCCTCTCCTAGTGAATGTCATTTTGAAAATGCTAATTACGATCTTATTTTCTTTGATTATGCATTTCAGGGAATGACGGCGAGTGATTACATTCTCTCTAACCACGACCTGCTTTCTAACTTTCCAATTGTCGTAATTAGCGACTGTCAAAGTCCTATCATTGGACATAACATGCTTAAACTCGGTGTTATGGACTTCATAAGTAAAGATGTTGTCATGAGTTTAAATTTTGATATTTTCATTTCAAATACTCTCGAACGTTTTACTCGTGATCAACACTTAAAAACACTTCTTAAGAACACACAAAAATATACAAGTATCGTTTCACATGACCTTAGAAACCCTCTTTCAACTATCCAGTCATATCTGGATATTATTTTAGAAGAAGACGCCGATACTCAAAAAGAGATCGTACGCATTTTGAAAAATACCGTTGAGAGCTCAATGCTCATGCTCGAATCTCTTCTCTCTGATATGCAACTTAAGAATGAAGAAATCATTCTTGATACTAAATCAATTGATCCACACGAATATATTGAAAATATAAAAGATGAAGTTAAACAGCTCATCGAAAGTAAAAATTTAAAGTTTGAATTTAAAAATAGGATTAAAGAAGATCAATACATTGAAATTGATCCTATAAAAGTTAAAAACGTACTCCTTAATCTTATTAATAACTCTTGTAAATTTACTGTAGCAGGTGGAACGATTGAGCTTGGAATGACTCAAGGAGATCAGAATCATATTCGTCTTTACGTCAAAGATGAGGGATTAGGTATTGAAGAAGAGAGTATCGAAGATCTCTTTGATGATCAAAAGAAAACAACTCACCAAGGTGTTCTTGGTCAAAAGGGTTACGGGATCGGACTTCCCTATTGTCAAAAAGTGATTCAAAAGCATAATTCGAAAATTTTTGCCATGGCCAATTCAACAAAGGGAAGTACGTTTTACTTTGATATTACTTCTAGGCCTTACTCATCGTAA
- a CDS encoding YebC/PmpR family DNA-binding transcriptional regulator → MAGHSKWANIRHKKGAQDAKRGKIFTKLIKEITVAVKNGGPDADSNPRLRLAIQNCKGQNMPKDNIERAIKKASGAGGEDYIEVTFEGYGPDGAAVFVECATDNNTRTVSAVRSYFNKFNGSLGKDGCLQFIFERKGIFVIATEDVSLEEDDFMMEMIDGGAEDVDFEDPELISVSCAMEDFGSVQSKLNDLSIEPKEAGLKRIPTTFKHLENKNMENFEKLIDALEDNDDVQQVYHNCENYDE, encoded by the coding sequence ATGGCAGGACATAGTAAATGGGCCAATATCAGGCACAAAAAAGGTGCTCAAGATGCTAAGCGTGGAAAGATTTTCACGAAGCTAATCAAAGAAATCACTGTTGCAGTTAAAAATGGTGGCCCCGATGCAGATTCTAATCCTCGTCTACGCCTTGCAATCCAAAACTGCAAGGGTCAAAACATGCCAAAAGATAATATTGAAAGAGCTATAAAGAAGGCCTCTGGAGCAGGAGGCGAAGACTATATTGAAGTTACTTTCGAAGGTTATGGCCCTGATGGTGCGGCCGTCTTCGTCGAGTGTGCTACTGATAATAATACTCGAACTGTTTCAGCTGTTCGCTCTTATTTTAATAAGTTTAACGGATCACTTGGAAAAGATGGGTGCCTGCAATTTATTTTTGAAAGAAAAGGAATCTTTGTTATTGCAACAGAAGATGTTTCTCTAGAAGAAGATGACTTCATGATGGAGATGATTGATGGTGGCGCTGAGGATGTCGATTTTGAGGACCCAGAATTGATCAGTGTCTCTTGTGCCATGGAGGACTTTGGTAGTGTTCAGTCTAAGCTTAATGACTTAAGCATTGAACCAAAAGAAGCGGGATTAAAAAGAATTCCAACAACGTTTAAACATCTTGAAAACAAGAATATGGAAAACTTTGAAAAGCTAATTGATGCTCTTGAAGATAATGATGATGTTCAACAAGTTTATCACAACTGTGAAAATTACGATGAGTAA
- a CDS encoding response regulator, which yields MLVEKKSFNPSEITVLIVDDEPDILELMEEEFTYHGYQTLTAECGNDAIDLISKSDIHIVVSDYKMPNGNGMAVLDAVNKIGESDRPHFFFVSGQADISIEEALKGGAKKFFTKPFDLEELIKEIESEITSES from the coding sequence TTGTTAGTAGAAAAAAAGAGCTTCAATCCTAGTGAAATTACTGTTCTGATCGTTGATGATGAGCCAGATATATTAGAACTCATGGAAGAAGAATTCACTTACCACGGTTATCAAACTCTAACTGCTGAGTGTGGTAACGATGCTATCGATCTAATCTCGAAATCAGATATTCACATTGTTGTTTCAGACTACAAAATGCCAAATGGTAATGGAATGGCCGTTCTCGATGCTGTGAATAAAATTGGCGAGAGTGATCGTCCTCACTTTTTCTTTGTTTCAGGCCAGGCCGATATTTCTATTGAAGAGGCCCTTAAAGGTGGTGCTAAGAAGTTTTTCACTAAGCCTTTCGACCTTGAAGAATTGATTAAAGAAATTGAGTCTGAAATTACCTCTGAGTCATAA
- a CDS encoding CFI-box-CTERM domain-containing protein → MNKLTILILTFLMSFNSYSLSVVLTDSDEPVVRMVKTTSYDLVIEGKSGSSVSEPYEVFVAVDPNGSSTTDQNKYFTKSNGDLATISAGTVRFFVDVDVDSDEKKLFVAARDGSDTDFDMVYLSTANFSSDTDSQALDVPMSNLCGSPVDCASDGFSDSSQQVEKDQIYYIGLVDTDTAFETGLNPEADEYKGGVYVRINFSTKLDETVVISLSTVEPGDESVYVTYETSSTTISDRYDTIFISDGTGNAPFHGTSGSESPTILFESETAGVSDSVQIPDLSNGVTYNITVAYRNKYFFATPQSDSLTGQPQEIPPFLKKNACYFISAGFGEDHYVLDYFRSIRDEVLLQNSFGKRFVNFYYTSAPKYAQYIYENKYLAFSVRIFSYISYFAIKHFYYIMALITLILSLLIVKKRGNVVSRKKELQS, encoded by the coding sequence ATGAATAAATTAACCATACTCATTTTAACTTTTCTCATGTCTTTCAACTCTTATTCATTATCGGTTGTCTTAACGGATTCTGATGAGCCTGTTGTTCGTATGGTTAAAACGACATCTTATGATCTTGTTATTGAAGGAAAGAGTGGCTCTTCAGTAAGTGAGCCTTATGAAGTCTTCGTGGCCGTTGACCCAAATGGCTCTTCGACGACAGATCAAAATAAATATTTCACAAAATCTAATGGTGATCTTGCAACGATAAGTGCTGGAACGGTGAGATTCTTTGTGGACGTTGACGTAGACTCAGACGAGAAGAAGCTCTTTGTTGCAGCAAGAGATGGATCGGATACTGATTTTGATATGGTTTATTTATCAACGGCTAATTTCTCTTCAGACACTGACTCGCAGGCCTTAGACGTCCCAATGTCAAACTTGTGTGGATCTCCTGTCGACTGTGCTTCAGATGGTTTTTCCGATAGCTCTCAACAAGTTGAGAAGGATCAGATTTACTATATTGGACTCGTTGATACAGATACGGCCTTTGAAACAGGTCTCAATCCTGAGGCCGATGAATATAAAGGCGGCGTTTATGTTCGTATCAACTTTAGTACGAAATTGGATGAGACAGTTGTCATTAGCCTTTCAACAGTTGAGCCTGGAGATGAGTCAGTTTATGTCACTTATGAGACATCATCGACAACGATTAGTGATCGTTACGATACGATTTTTATCAGTGATGGAACAGGAAATGCTCCCTTTCATGGAACGAGTGGTTCTGAGAGCCCGACTATTCTTTTTGAAAGCGAAACTGCTGGAGTAAGTGACTCTGTTCAAATTCCTGATCTATCAAATGGTGTAACATACAATATCACTGTGGCCTATCGAAATAAGTACTTCTTTGCCACTCCTCAATCTGACTCGCTCACGGGTCAGCCTCAAGAGATCCCACCATTTTTAAAGAAAAATGCCTGCTACTTTATTTCAGCAGGATTTGGAGAGGATCACTACGTTCTCGACTACTTTCGCTCAATTAGAGACGAGGTCCTTTTACAAAATAGTTTTGGAAAGAGATTTGTTAACTTTTATTACACATCCGCTCCTAAGTATGCGCAATATATCTATGAGAATAAGTACCTTGCTTTCAGCGTAAGAATTTTTTCATATATATCTTACTTTGCGATTAAACATTTTTACTATATAATGGCCCTTATAACTTTAATTCTTTCACTTCTTATCGTTAAAAAAAGAGGGAACGTTGTTAGTAGAAAAAAAGAGCTTCAATCCTAG
- a CDS encoding rhodanese-like domain-containing protein — protein MKTQLFLYISLLFTLTSCFSPESYKNKAKIIESMSASIEKSNSNIEHIRASEITEEMILVDVRSEEETSVSMIKGAITQAQFLAEKEQYLGKKIVAYCTIGSRATKFAKKMKAQNIPVANLKGGVLAWAHHSGLFVKDGIEVKKVHVLSDAWNLLPDGFQGEVP, from the coding sequence ATGAAAACACAATTATTCCTTTATATTAGCTTATTATTTACCCTCACTTCATGTTTCTCTCCTGAGAGCTATAAGAACAAGGCCAAAATCATCGAATCAATGAGCGCAAGCATAGAAAAAAGTAATAGTAACATTGAGCATATTAGAGCTTCTGAAATCACAGAAGAGATGATTCTTGTAGACGTTAGAAGTGAAGAGGAAACCTCAGTCAGCATGATTAAAGGAGCAATAACTCAAGCTCAATTTCTTGCTGAAAAAGAGCAATATTTAGGAAAAAAAATTGTCGCTTATTGTACAATAGGATCGAGAGCAACGAAGTTTGCAAAGAAAATGAAGGCGCAAAATATTCCCGTCGCCAACCTTAAAGGTGGTGTTCTAGCATGGGCCCATCACAGTGGTCTGTTCGTTAAAGATGGGATCGAAGTAAAAAAAGTTCACGTGCTCTCAGATGCGTGGAACTTGCTTCCCGATGGCTTTCAAGGAGAGGTACCTTAA
- a CDS encoding aminotransferase class IV: protein MIVNINGKIFDQHEAKISIFDRGFLYGDSIYEVTQTFNRTPFMLEEHLDRLWRSAQKLHLKLTYSRKQITDEILKTIDALDTDRAYIRLIITRGEGEINLDPTIAIKNNLIVIAKELPPNPTWWYEQGVSVIVADTIRTSIKSVDPSAKSGNYLNNIMAYEEAVSQKAFDAIMLNHEGLVTEATTSNIWIVQDTKILTPPLEAGLLGGTMRAKLIEIAKKHQITVFQENFNAKELRMADECFLTSTTRQIVPVTTIDSNPVGDGKPGKTTLSLLQLLRKELGIH from the coding sequence ATGATCGTTAACATCAATGGGAAAATTTTTGATCAACATGAAGCAAAGATCTCAATCTTTGATCGTGGTTTTCTCTATGGTGATTCGATCTATGAAGTCACACAAACCTTCAATCGCACTCCTTTCATGCTTGAAGAACATCTCGATCGCCTTTGGCGATCTGCTCAAAAGCTGCACCTAAAACTTACCTATTCTAGAAAGCAAATTACCGATGAAATATTAAAAACTATTGATGCCCTTGATACTGACAGGGCCTATATTCGCCTCATTATCACTCGTGGTGAAGGAGAGATTAATCTTGATCCAACGATCGCAATCAAGAACAATCTCATCGTCATTGCCAAAGAACTCCCACCAAACCCTACTTGGTGGTACGAACAAGGCGTGAGCGTCATCGTGGCCGATACAATTAGAACATCCATAAAATCCGTTGACCCTTCGGCAAAATCTGGTAACTACCTCAACAACATCATGGCCTACGAAGAAGCCGTGAGCCAGAAGGCCTTCGATGCCATCATGCTCAATCACGAAGGGCTTGTTACCGAGGCAACTACAAGTAATATCTGGATTGTCCAAGACACAAAAATACTGACTCCACCTCTTGAAGCAGGGCTTCTTGGTGGAACAATGAGGGCAAAACTCATTGAAATTGCTAAGAAACATCAAATCACAGTCTTTCAAGAAAACTTCAACGCAAAAGAGCTTCGCATGGCCGATGAGTGTTTCCTCACCTCAACAACGCGCCAAATCGTTCCTGTAACGACAATAGATAGCAACCCCGTTGGAGACGGAAAACCAGGAAAAACGACACTCTCCCTCTTACAGCTTCTTAGAAAAGAGCTTGGTATCCACTAA